In Microvenator marinus, one genomic interval encodes:
- a CDS encoding DUF4241 domain-containing protein, whose translation MSTDPFRDDALLDWQGQGYDISLERRRLGAVNLSSGQVCALDPMDALYADPIELELEAGAYSVVLLSADLRDERKLAYLIIEISGAEALRWEELEPLDTSSGLLALMDADVASLAMDAHNLDEDEFERVLWRECSKNRRQQKLGWTNIPVQQLGAPAAAEKNLVAVEVPAGQYQVWAGRDDSAELALLVVDFGVLDILFTPFGLRY comes from the coding sequence ATGAGTACTGACCCGTTTCGCGATGATGCCCTCCTCGATTGGCAAGGGCAGGGCTACGATATTTCCCTTGAGCGCCGCCGTCTTGGTGCGGTCAATTTGAGCTCAGGCCAAGTTTGTGCATTGGACCCCATGGACGCGCTCTACGCGGACCCGATCGAGCTTGAGCTAGAGGCCGGAGCCTATTCCGTAGTGCTCTTGAGTGCGGACCTCAGAGATGAGCGGAAACTCGCCTATCTCATCATCGAGATTTCAGGGGCCGAGGCGCTTCGTTGGGAGGAGCTCGAGCCGCTCGATACCTCGTCTGGCCTCTTGGCGCTTATGGATGCTGACGTTGCGTCCCTGGCAATGGATGCGCACAACCTTGACGAAGACGAGTTTGAGCGGGTTCTCTGGCGCGAGTGCTCGAAGAATCGCAGACAGCAAAAGCTAGGTTGGACAAATATTCCGGTGCAACAACTCGGAGCGCCGGCGGCGGCAGAGAAGAACCTCGTGGCCGTTGAGGTCCCTGCAGGACAGTATCAGGTCTGGGCTGGCCGAGATGATTCCGCGGAGTTGGCCCTTCTTGTGGTGGATTTCGGAGTGCTGGATATTCTCTTTACGCCTTTTGGATTGCGGTATTGA
- a CDS encoding tetratricopeptide repeat protein gives MMKKEKLIQIAALALSLSLSGSAFAEEDENFSLESAREMYASGAWETAKEAFEEAYNGADKKSVMRSEAALELATLHWEQGEYGAAERYITESIATAKALKLNSTLGRLMLIQGHIEASLGKLRKAETTLKVCNKMAEDYKDIYTAALCRIQIQFVQKLRGLPMNEGQYQKDLALLRNSDRDLMIGTALAKGSDAFIRSGEYDQALNLLNQAQARYEAAGSTPAQARNKLRRAQLYQTMGRWADSAKDLSGLEAQFRSMKNRPSLVTYYALAGRIAANGGNKGDALKLFEASLKTAKSVNSPQMVANSQLALCEFHAEASHAQALGACAEAEKGFRKAGIPDLATRSKLIHARMLHNDGQHVKAREGYMAVADDLKKRIYTDHDRRNLATVQANLCQVELLVKSKGTLQVCRDALKTADALKSEDKEITSIKASTHYAAGIGANNLDELKQAKMHFKAASEGFEKVNDELRAADAYLWLGRVQARTNDDAAQASFQRLMQLSAGKPALKDTRLQGYIQLSQWMMEKENWSGAEEHLKALVAETSSSQDKAWGHHALARVLLKKGDRQGAITELESGLKEAKAAGDKELARSIEESLKKFRN, from the coding sequence ATGATGAAAAAAGAAAAGCTGATTCAGATCGCGGCGTTAGCGTTAAGCCTGAGTTTGTCGGGCTCAGCCTTCGCAGAAGAAGACGAAAATTTCTCGCTCGAGTCCGCGCGCGAAATGTACGCGTCAGGTGCCTGGGAAACCGCTAAAGAGGCATTCGAAGAAGCCTATAACGGTGCCGATAAGAAGAGTGTAATGCGATCTGAGGCAGCGCTGGAGCTCGCGACCTTACATTGGGAGCAAGGCGAGTATGGTGCCGCGGAGAGGTACATCACGGAGTCGATCGCCACCGCCAAGGCGCTCAAGCTCAATAGTACGCTCGGTAGGCTCATGCTTATTCAGGGTCATATCGAGGCTAGCCTCGGAAAGCTACGCAAGGCCGAGACTACGCTCAAAGTCTGCAACAAGATGGCCGAAGACTATAAGGACATCTACACCGCAGCACTCTGCCGAATCCAGATTCAGTTTGTTCAGAAGTTGCGTGGCCTTCCCATGAATGAAGGTCAGTATCAAAAAGACCTGGCCTTGCTCCGCAACAGCGATCGAGACCTGATGATCGGCACCGCGTTGGCCAAGGGAAGCGACGCGTTTATCCGTAGCGGCGAGTATGATCAGGCGTTGAATTTGCTCAATCAGGCGCAGGCACGCTACGAAGCGGCCGGCAGCACGCCGGCGCAGGCACGAAACAAATTGCGGCGCGCCCAGCTCTACCAAACCATGGGGCGCTGGGCCGATTCGGCAAAGGATCTCTCAGGACTCGAGGCCCAGTTTAGGTCCATGAAGAATCGCCCTAGCCTCGTCACCTACTATGCGCTCGCTGGCAGAATCGCTGCGAATGGTGGGAACAAGGGTGACGCCCTCAAACTCTTTGAAGCCTCTTTAAAGACCGCCAAATCGGTCAATTCACCCCAAATGGTCGCGAACTCGCAACTCGCCCTCTGTGAGTTTCATGCCGAGGCGAGCCACGCGCAGGCACTCGGTGCATGTGCTGAAGCCGAGAAAGGATTCCGAAAAGCGGGCATTCCAGATCTTGCGACGAGGTCAAAGCTGATTCACGCGCGCATGCTCCACAATGACGGGCAGCATGTGAAGGCGCGCGAAGGCTATATGGCTGTGGCAGACGATCTCAAAAAACGGATCTACACGGACCACGACCGACGCAATTTGGCTACGGTTCAGGCAAACCTCTGTCAGGTGGAACTCTTGGTGAAGTCCAAAGGGACTCTGCAGGTATGTCGTGATGCCCTCAAGACCGCTGACGCCTTGAAGTCCGAGGATAAAGAGATCACCAGCATCAAGGCTTCCACACATTATGCCGCGGGAATCGGGGCCAATAATCTGGACGAACTCAAACAAGCGAAGATGCATTTCAAAGCAGCAAGCGAGGGATTTGAGAAGGTCAACGATGAGCTGCGTGCGGCTGACGCCTACTTATGGCTCGGACGAGTTCAAGCTCGGACCAATGATGATGCGGCGCAGGCCTCTTTCCAGCGTTTAATGCAGTTGAGCGCGGGTAAACCAGCACTCAAAGACACGCGACTCCAGGGCTACATTCAGCTTTCTCAATGGATGATGGAGAAGGAGAACTGGAGTGGCGCCGAGGAACACCTCAAGGCTCTCGTGGCTGAAACCAGTAGCTCCCAAGACAAAGCGTGGGGCCATCACGCGTTGGCCCGAGTCCTGCTTAAAAAGGGGGACCGTCAAGGTGCGATCACTGAATTGGAGTCTGGCTTGAAAGAAGCGAAAGCAGCTGGCGACAAGGAACTGGCTCGTTCAATCGAAGAAAGCCTTAAGAAATTTAGAAACTGA